Proteins found in one Verrucomicrobiota bacterium genomic segment:
- a CDS encoding leucine-rich repeat domain-containing protein has protein sequence MTLITPTHMTASEQTAYHKAMEIIETCRQRPQCNQLELDRLGLTKVPAEVAELKTIKSIFLRGNKLTTFPLEICSLTALTEIHLEGNQLSALPSEIAQLTKLTELFLSSNRFTCFPMELCSLKSLTWLCLSNNPIAVLPPEVGKLSGLKLLFIDHAAISVVPSEIGKLGKLTGLILSRNHLTTLPSTIGQLHALTNLYLENNKISVLPPEMAQLKSLQRLYLENNELAELPQDFGQFTSPAVLRLENNKLRTLPPGMKQLTANDWVYLHDNPALGLPAGVLGPTWDQVNGSWDDTLDKCIEPRSARSIVRYYFKCSEKGGIVKNRKNYE, from the coding sequence ATGACCTTGATTACTCCCACCCATATGACTGCCAGTGAACAGACTGCGTACCATAAAGCCATGGAGATAATCGAGACTTGCCGCCAAAGGCCGCAGTGCAATCAGCTTGAATTGGATCGCCTAGGCCTGACTAAGGTGCCTGCGGAAGTTGCAGAACTTAAGACGATCAAATCCATTTTTTTACGCGGTAACAAGTTGACCACGTTTCCACTGGAAATCTGCAGTTTGACCGCCCTGACAGAAATCCACTTGGAGGGCAACCAACTGTCCGCGTTACCATCAGAAATTGCTCAACTGACAAAATTAACCGAACTCTTTTTGTCCAGTAATCGATTTACCTGTTTTCCGATGGAACTGTGCTCCCTCAAGTCCTTGACCTGGCTATGCCTTTCCAACAACCCAATCGCGGTGCTTCCGCCTGAGGTTGGAAAACTCTCTGGCCTGAAGCTCCTGTTTATTGATCACGCTGCGATCAGTGTGGTGCCATCAGAAATCGGGAAACTCGGTAAATTGACCGGGCTCATTTTGTCACGGAACCATCTGACGACGTTACCATCAACGATTGGACAGCTGCATGCACTGACAAACCTGTATCTCGAAAACAACAAAATCAGTGTATTGCCCCCAGAAATGGCACAACTCAAGTCCCTGCAAAGGCTCTATCTCGAAAACAATGAACTTGCTGAACTTCCGCAGGATTTTGGGCAATTCACCTCGCCTGCCGTTCTGCGGCTAGAGAACAACAAACTGCGAACACTACCACCGGGAATGAAACAACTCACTGCAAATGACTGGGTGTATTTACACGACAACCCGGCTCTTGGGCTGCCTGCTGGAGTTTTGGGGCCCACGTGGGATCAGGTAAATGGTTCTTGGGATGATACGCTGGATAAGTGTATTGAACCCAGATCAGCACGTTCGATCGTGCGCTATTACTTCAAATGCTCCGAAAAA
- a CDS encoding double-CXXCG motif protein: MKLYELSLKDPWKGCLHGGRVRNTPPVVCPKCGWRMTESVDLPSVDPSKFDFFLPGKPIPVESWVEIKPRLAPYYPPGFPVQQQQSLGPLHTSSQGKLEGMFVSVGSGICCFEKDLFLKFMETEVYPIQAFPVFFKRKSKYEGRLVEGHSHGVVSFGNSIHPRGELRTCELCGMNNILQLIDARICIKKSSLPTQGDYFAVQEWGSVRIVTERFRDCAAPIFANLSFREVPVVDE, encoded by the coding sequence AAACTGTATGAACTTAGTTTAAAGGATCCGTGGAAAGGATGTCTCCACGGCGGACGTGTGAGAAATACACCACCAGTTGTCTGCCCCAAATGTGGATGGCGGATGACTGAAAGTGTAGACCTTCCTTCTGTGGACCCATCAAAATTTGACTTTTTTTTGCCGGGAAAGCCAATCCCAGTTGAATCATGGGTAGAGATTAAACCTAGGCTAGCACCCTACTACCCACCAGGTTTTCCAGTGCAACAACAACAAAGTCTGGGCCCGTTGCATACAAGTTCGCAAGGAAAATTGGAGGGGATGTTCGTTTCAGTCGGCAGCGGGATTTGTTGCTTTGAGAAGGATCTATTTCTCAAATTCATGGAAACAGAAGTTTACCCCATTCAAGCGTTTCCAGTCTTTTTTAAGAGAAAAAGTAAGTATGAAGGACGGTTGGTGGAAGGTCATTCTCATGGGGTTGTCTCGTTCGGAAATTCCATCCATCCCAGAGGAGAATTGCGCACTTGTGAGTTATGCGGGATGAATAACATTCTCCAACTAATAGACGCACGCATTTGCATCAAAAAATCTTCACTTCCCACGCAAGGTGATTATTTTGCCGTCCAAGAATGGGGCAGCGTTAGAATTGTAACGGAACGCTTTCGAGATTGTGCGGCACCAATTTTTGCTAATCTTTCTTTTAGAGAGGTGCCAGTGGTTGACGAATAA